A DNA window from Streptomyces parvus contains the following coding sequences:
- a CDS encoding ABC transporter ATP-binding protein, producing MENEPVVQVTGLVKRYGAKTAVDGLDLVVAAGAVTAVLGPNGAGKTTTIETCEGYRRPDAGTVRVLGLDPVADAERLRPRVGVMLQSGGVYSGARADEMLRHMAKLHAHPLDVDALMERLGLGGCGRTTYRRLSGGQQQRLSLALAVVGRPELVFLDEPTAGLDPQARRSTWDLVRELRADGVSVVLTTHFMDEAEALADDVAIIDAGRVIAQGSPEELCRGGAENTLRFTGRPGLDLGSLLKALPDGCGAAEPLPGTYRITGSIDPQLLATVTSWCAQHGVMPDGISVERHTLEDVFLELTGKELRA from the coding sequence ATGGAGAACGAGCCCGTCGTACAGGTCACCGGCCTGGTGAAGCGGTACGGCGCGAAGACCGCGGTGGACGGCCTCGATCTGGTCGTCGCGGCCGGCGCGGTGACCGCCGTCCTCGGCCCGAACGGCGCCGGGAAGACCACCACCATCGAGACCTGCGAGGGCTACCGCCGCCCCGACGCGGGAACCGTACGCGTCCTCGGGCTCGACCCGGTCGCCGACGCGGAGCGGTTGCGCCCGCGGGTCGGGGTGATGCTCCAGTCGGGCGGCGTGTACTCCGGCGCCCGCGCGGACGAGATGCTCCGGCACATGGCCAAGCTGCACGCCCACCCCCTGGACGTGGACGCCCTGATGGAACGCCTCGGCCTCGGCGGCTGCGGCCGCACCACCTACCGGCGGCTCTCCGGCGGCCAGCAGCAGCGGCTCTCCCTGGCCCTGGCGGTCGTCGGCCGGCCCGAGCTGGTCTTCCTGGACGAACCGACCGCCGGCCTCGACCCGCAGGCCCGCCGGTCCACCTGGGACCTGGTCCGCGAGTTGCGCGCCGACGGCGTGTCCGTGGTGCTGACCACCCACTTCATGGACGAGGCCGAAGCGCTCGCCGACGACGTCGCGATCATCGACGCGGGCCGGGTCATCGCCCAGGGCAGCCCGGAGGAGCTCTGCCGGGGCGGCGCGGAGAACACCCTGCGCTTCACCGGCCGCCCGGGGCTCGACCTCGGCTCCCTCCTCAAGGCGCTGCCCGACGGCTGCGGGGCCGCCGAGCCGCTGCCGGGGACGTACCGGATCACCGGGAGCATCGACCCTCAGCTGCTGGCCACCGTGACCTCCTGGTGCGCCCAGCACGGCGTGATGCCCGACGGCATTTCGGTCGAGCGGCACACCCTGGAGGACGTCTTCCTCGAACTGACCGGCAAGGAGCTGCGCGCATGA
- the opcA gene encoding glucose-6-phosphate dehydrogenase assembly protein OpcA → MKIDLTETTSSKINQALVSARRAIGTPAIGMVLTLVIVTDEENAYDALKSAGDASREHPSRIIAVIKRVSRSPRARRDARLDAEVRVGSDAGTGETVVLRLHGELANHAQSVVLPLLLPDAPVVVWWPEDAPADPANDPLGALAQRRITDTYSAERPLDELAVRAATYSPGDTDLAWTRITPWRSMLAAALDQQPAEVIAATVEGESDNPSCELLAMWLADRLGVPVERTLSEGPGLTAVRMETKNGVIVLDRADGSLATLSMQNQPDRAVALKRRDTSELLAEELRRLDPDNTYASSVKFGVDRLHAGGEVTAKPVESAADKADKADKVVEAKAPAAKKAPAKKAASK, encoded by the coding sequence ATGAAGATCGATCTCACGGAAACCACGTCCAGCAAGATCAACCAGGCGCTGGTCTCGGCCCGCCGGGCGATCGGCACCCCCGCCATCGGCATGGTGCTCACGCTGGTCATCGTCACCGACGAGGAGAACGCCTACGACGCGCTCAAGTCGGCCGGTGACGCCTCGCGCGAGCACCCCTCGCGGATCATCGCGGTGATCAAGCGGGTCAGCCGCTCGCCGCGGGCCCGGCGCGACGCCCGGCTCGACGCCGAGGTCCGGGTCGGTTCCGACGCGGGCACCGGCGAGACCGTCGTCCTGCGCCTCCACGGCGAACTGGCCAACCACGCCCAGTCGGTGGTCCTGCCGCTGCTGCTGCCGGACGCCCCGGTCGTCGTGTGGTGGCCCGAGGACGCCCCCGCCGACCCGGCGAACGACCCGCTCGGGGCCCTGGCCCAGCGCCGGATCACCGACACCTACTCGGCGGAGCGTCCGCTCGACGAACTGGCGGTGCGGGCCGCGACGTACAGCCCCGGCGACACCGATCTGGCCTGGACCCGGATCACGCCGTGGCGCTCGATGCTGGCCGCCGCGCTGGACCAGCAGCCGGCCGAGGTCATCGCCGCGACCGTCGAGGGCGAGAGCGACAACCCGAGCTGCGAGCTGCTGGCCATGTGGCTCGCGGACCGGCTCGGCGTCCCGGTGGAGCGCACGCTCTCCGAGGGCCCCGGTCTCACCGCGGTCCGGATGGAGACGAAGAACGGCGTCATCGTCCTGGACCGGGCCGACGGCTCGCTGGCCACGCTCTCCATGCAGAACCAGCCCGACCGCGCGGTGGCGCTCAAGCGCCGGGACACCTCCGAGCTGCTGGCGGAGGAGCTGCGCCGGCTCGACCCGGACAACACTTACGCCTCGTCGGTGAAGTTCGGCGTGGACCGGCTCCACGCGGGCGGCGAGGTCACGGCCAAGCCGGTCGAGAGCGCTGCGGACAAGGCGGACAAGGCGGACAAGGTTGTCGAGGCCAAGGCCCCCGCCGCGAAGAAGGCCCCGGCCAAGAAGGCGGCGTCGAAGTGA
- the tkt gene encoding transketolase codes for MSIKPTTTDLQWTDVDQRAVDTARVLAADAVQKVGNGHPGTAMSLAPAAYTLFQKVMRHDPADAEWTGRDRFVLSAGHSSLTLYIQLYLAGYGLELDDLKAFRTWGSKTPGHPEYGHTTGVETTTGPLGQGVANAVGMAMAARYERGLFDPEAAPGTSPFDHMVWVVAGDGCLQEGISAEASSLAGHQKLGNLVLLWDDNHISIEGDTETAVSEDTVKRYEAYGWHVQRVDQLPNGDLDPAGLYAALQAAKAETERPSFIAARSIIAWPAPNAQNTEAAHGSALGDDEVAATKRVLGFDPEQTFEVSDEVIGHTREALDRGREARAEWDKSFAAWRTANPERAASFDRIAAGELPEGWEEKLPVFEPGKALATRAASGKVLQALGEIVPELWGGSADLAGSNNTTIDKTSSFLPAGNPLPEADPYGRTIHFGIREHAMAAAMNGIALHGNTRIYGGTFLVFSDYMRNAVRLSALMHLPVTYVWTHDSIGLGEDGPTHQPVEHLASLRAIPGLSIVRPADANETAIAWREILRRYTKVFGKGTPHGLALTRQGVPTYEANEDAAKGGYVLFEAEGGEPQVLLIATGSEVHVAVEAREQLQAAGVPTRVVSMPSVEWFEEQDQAYKDSVLPPSVKARVAVEAGIGLTWYRYVGDAGRIVSLEHFGASADAKVLFREFGFTPEHVAAAARESLEAAAR; via the coding sequence GTGAGCATCAAGCCGACCACCACAGACCTCCAGTGGACCGATGTGGACCAGCGGGCCGTGGACACCGCCCGCGTCCTCGCTGCGGACGCCGTACAGAAAGTCGGGAACGGCCACCCGGGCACGGCGATGAGCCTGGCTCCCGCCGCGTACACCCTGTTCCAGAAGGTGATGCGGCACGACCCCGCGGACGCCGAGTGGACCGGTCGCGACCGGTTCGTCCTCTCCGCCGGCCACTCCAGCCTGACGCTCTACATCCAGCTCTACCTGGCCGGCTACGGGCTGGAGCTGGACGACCTCAAGGCCTTCCGCACCTGGGGCTCCAAGACCCCGGGCCACCCGGAGTACGGCCACACCACCGGTGTCGAGACGACGACCGGCCCGCTGGGCCAGGGTGTCGCCAACGCGGTGGGCATGGCGATGGCCGCCCGTTACGAGCGCGGCCTGTTCGACCCCGAGGCGGCCCCCGGCACCTCCCCGTTCGACCACATGGTGTGGGTCGTCGCCGGTGACGGCTGCCTCCAGGAGGGCATCTCGGCCGAGGCGTCCTCGCTGGCCGGGCACCAGAAGCTGGGCAATCTGGTCCTGCTCTGGGACGACAACCACATCTCCATCGAGGGCGACACGGAGACCGCGGTCTCCGAGGACACCGTCAAGCGGTACGAGGCGTACGGCTGGCACGTCCAGCGGGTCGACCAGCTGCCCAACGGCGACCTGGACCCGGCGGGTCTGTACGCGGCGCTGCAGGCGGCCAAGGCCGAGACCGAGCGCCCGTCGTTCATCGCGGCCCGCTCGATCATCGCCTGGCCCGCCCCGAACGCGCAGAACACCGAGGCCGCGCACGGCTCGGCGCTCGGCGACGACGAGGTCGCGGCGACCAAGCGGGTCCTCGGCTTCGACCCGGAGCAGACCTTCGAGGTCTCCGACGAGGTCATCGGCCACACCCGCGAGGCCCTGGACCGCGGCCGCGAGGCCCGCGCCGAGTGGGACAAGTCGTTCGCCGCGTGGCGCACGGCCAACCCGGAGCGCGCCGCCTCCTTCGACCGGATCGCCGCGGGCGAGCTGCCCGAGGGCTGGGAGGAGAAGCTTCCCGTCTTCGAGCCCGGCAAGGCTCTGGCCACCCGCGCCGCCTCCGGCAAGGTCCTCCAGGCGCTCGGTGAGATCGTGCCCGAGCTGTGGGGCGGCTCCGCCGACCTCGCGGGCTCGAACAACACGACGATCGACAAGACGTCGTCGTTCCTCCCCGCGGGCAACCCGCTGCCGGAGGCCGACCCGTACGGCCGCACCATCCACTTCGGTATCCGCGAGCACGCGATGGCCGCCGCCATGAACGGCATCGCGCTGCACGGCAACACCCGCATCTACGGCGGCACCTTCCTGGTGTTCTCCGACTACATGCGCAACGCGGTGCGGCTCTCCGCGCTGATGCACCTGCCGGTGACGTACGTGTGGACGCACGACTCGATCGGCCTCGGCGAGGACGGCCCGACCCACCAGCCGGTCGAGCACCTGGCCTCGCTGCGCGCCATCCCGGGCCTGAGCATCGTGCGCCCGGCCGACGCCAACGAGACCGCCATCGCCTGGCGCGAGATCCTGCGCCGCTACACCAAGGTGTTCGGCAAGGGCACCCCGCACGGTCTGGCGCTGACCCGCCAGGGTGTGCCGACCTACGAGGCGAACGAGGACGCGGCCAAGGGCGGTTACGTCCTCTTCGAGGCGGAAGGCGGCGAGCCGCAGGTGCTGCTCATCGCGACCGGTTCCGAGGTGCACGTGGCCGTCGAGGCGCGTGAGCAGCTCCAGGCGGCCGGTGTGCCGACCCGGGTGGTCTCGATGCCGTCGGTCGAGTGGTTCGAGGAGCAGGACCAGGCGTACAAGGACAGCGTGCTGCCGCCGTCGGTGAAGGCGCGGGTCGCCGTCGAGGCGGGCATCGGCCTGACCTGGTACCGGTACGTGGGCGACGCGGGCCGGATCGTCTCGCTGGAGCACTTCGGGGCCTCCGCCGACGCGAAGGTGCTGTTCCGCGAGTTCGGCTTCACGCCCGAGCACGTGGCCGCCGCCGCGCGGGAATCTCTCGAAGCCGCAGCACGCTGA
- the zwf gene encoding glucose-6-phosphate dehydrogenase — MSAVPGANPLRDAQDRRLPRIAGPSGLVIFGVTGDLSRKKLMPAVYDLANRGLLPPGFSLIGFARRDWEDEDFAQVVHDAVKEHARTPFREEVWQQLIQGMRFVQGNFDDDEAFETLKATIEELDKAQGTGGNFAFYLSVPPKFFPKVVQQLKKHGLADQKEGSWRRAVIEKPFGHDLASAQELNQLVHDVFPPNEVFRIDHYLGKETVQNILALRFANTMWEPIWNRSYVDHVQITMAEDIGIGGRAGYYDGIGAARDVIQNHLLQLLALTAMEEPGSFHPKALVAEKLKVLTAVELPEDLGLHTVRAQYEHAWQGGQEVLGYCEEDGIDPKSTTDTYAAIKLTINNRRWAGVPFYLRTGKRLGRRVTEIAVVFKRAPYLPFESGATEELGGNALVIRVQPDEGVTVRFGSKVPGTSMEVRDVTMDFAYGESFTESSPEAYERLLLDVLLGDANLFPRHQEVELSWTILDPIEEYWEKHGKPAKYAAGTWGPAEADEMLARDGRSWRRP; from the coding sequence TTGTCTGCTGTTCCCGGAGCCAACCCGCTCCGTGACGCACAGGACCGACGGCTCCCGCGTATCGCGGGGCCGTCGGGCCTGGTCATCTTTGGCGTCACGGGCGATTTGTCCCGTAAAAAGCTGATGCCCGCCGTCTACGACCTGGCCAATCGCGGTCTGCTGCCGCCGGGCTTCTCGCTCATCGGCTTCGCGCGCCGCGACTGGGAGGACGAGGACTTCGCCCAGGTCGTCCACGACGCCGTCAAGGAGCACGCCCGTACGCCGTTCCGCGAGGAGGTCTGGCAGCAGCTCATCCAGGGGATGCGCTTCGTCCAGGGCAACTTCGACGACGACGAGGCGTTCGAGACGCTGAAGGCGACCATCGAGGAGCTCGACAAGGCGCAGGGGACGGGCGGCAACTTCGCCTTCTACCTCTCCGTGCCGCCGAAGTTCTTCCCCAAGGTCGTCCAGCAGCTGAAGAAGCACGGGCTGGCCGACCAGAAGGAGGGCTCCTGGCGGCGTGCCGTCATCGAGAAGCCGTTCGGTCACGACCTGGCCAGCGCGCAGGAGCTCAACCAGCTCGTGCACGACGTCTTCCCGCCCAACGAGGTCTTCCGCATCGACCACTACCTGGGGAAGGAGACGGTCCAGAACATCCTGGCGCTGCGGTTCGCCAACACGATGTGGGAGCCGATCTGGAACCGGTCCTACGTCGACCACGTACAGATCACGATGGCCGAGGACATCGGCATCGGCGGCCGGGCCGGCTACTACGACGGCATCGGCGCCGCCCGTGACGTCATCCAGAACCACCTGCTCCAGCTGCTGGCGCTGACCGCGATGGAGGAGCCCGGCTCCTTCCACCCGAAGGCCCTGGTCGCCGAGAAGCTCAAGGTGCTCACCGCCGTCGAGCTGCCCGAGGACCTCGGTCTGCACACCGTGCGCGCCCAGTACGAGCACGCCTGGCAGGGCGGCCAGGAGGTCCTCGGCTACTGCGAGGAGGACGGCATCGACCCCAAGTCGACGACCGACACCTACGCGGCCATCAAGCTGACGATCAACAACCGCCGCTGGGCGGGCGTGCCGTTCTACCTCCGCACCGGAAAGCGGCTCGGCCGCCGGGTCACGGAGATCGCGGTCGTCTTCAAGCGCGCCCCCTACCTGCCTTTCGAGTCGGGCGCGACCGAGGAGCTGGGCGGCAACGCCCTGGTCATCCGGGTCCAGCCGGACGAGGGCGTCACCGTGCGCTTCGGCTCCAAGGTGCCCGGCACCTCGATGGAGGTCCGGGACGTCACGATGGACTTCGCGTACGGCGAGTCGTTCACGGAGTCCAGCCCGGAGGCGTACGAGCGGCTCCTCCTGGACGTCCTGCTCGGCGACGCCAACCTCTTCCCCCGCCACCAGGAGGTCGAACTCTCCTGGACCATCCTCGACCCGATCGAGGAGTACTGGGAGAAGCACGGCAAGCCCGCGAAGTACGCGGCCGGCACCTGGGGTCCGGCCGAGGCCGACGAGATGCTCGCACGAGACGGACGGAGCTGGAGGCGGCCATGA
- a CDS encoding ABC transporter permease codes for MSAGTYTPRPGAAPLPRMIAAQTALETRMLLRNGEQLLLTVIIPTLLLVLFSAVDIIDTGSGASVDFLAPGILALAVMSTAFTGQAIATGFERRYGVLKRLGASPLPRWALMTAKTLSVLVTEVLQIVLLTAIALALGWSPEGDPFSVLLLLVLGTAAFSGLGLLMAGTLKAEATLAAANLVFLLLLVGGGVIVPLDKFPDTVQSVLGLLPVSALSEGLRDVLQHGASMPWAQAAILAVWAVLGLGTAATFFRWE; via the coding sequence ATGAGCGCCGGTACGTACACCCCGCGCCCCGGCGCCGCCCCGCTCCCCCGGATGATCGCCGCGCAGACCGCGCTGGAGACCCGGATGCTGCTGCGCAACGGCGAGCAGCTGCTGCTGACGGTGATCATCCCGACGCTGCTGCTGGTCCTGTTCAGCGCGGTGGACATCATCGACACGGGCTCGGGCGCGTCGGTCGACTTCCTGGCCCCGGGCATCCTGGCGCTCGCCGTGATGTCCACCGCCTTCACCGGCCAGGCCATCGCCACCGGCTTCGAACGCCGTTACGGGGTCCTCAAACGGCTCGGGGCCTCTCCGCTGCCCCGCTGGGCGCTGATGACCGCGAAGACGCTGTCGGTGCTGGTCACCGAGGTGCTCCAGATCGTGCTGCTGACGGCGATCGCCCTCGCGCTCGGCTGGTCGCCCGAGGGTGATCCGTTCTCGGTGCTGCTGCTCCTCGTCCTCGGCACCGCCGCGTTCTCCGGGCTGGGGCTGCTGATGGCGGGGACGTTGAAGGCGGAGGCGACACTCGCCGCCGCCAATCTGGTCTTCCTGCTGCTGCTGGTCGGCGGCGGGGTCATCGTGCCGCTGGACAAGTTCCCGGACACGGTGCAGTCGGTGCTCGGGCTGCTGCCCGTCTCGGCGCTCTCGGAGGGGCTGCGGGACGTCCTCCAGCACGGTGCGTCGATGCCGTGGGCCCAGGCCGCGATCCTCGCGGTGTGGGCGGTGCTGGGGCTCGGCACGGCGGCGACGTTCTTCCGCTGGGAGTAG
- a CDS encoding heme o synthase, translating into MCVTAVESRPAGVALTPSPGGHRPFGARVKAFVALTKPRIIELLLITTVPVMFLAAQGVPDLWLVLTTTIGGYLSAGGANALNMYIDRDIDALMDRTSQRPLVTGMVSPRECLAFGIGLAVFSTLWFGLLVNWLSAALALGALLFYVVVYTMLLKRRTSQNIVWGGIAGCMPVLIGWSAVTNTVSWAAAILFAVIFFWTPPHYWPLSMKVKDDYARVGVPMLPVVATNRVVAKQIVLYSWVMVAVSLLLTPLGYTGWFYTAVALLSGGAWLWEAHGLQNRAKAGVTGAKLKEMRLFHWSITYVSLLFLAVAVDPFLR; encoded by the coding sequence GTGTGCGTGACGGCCGTCGAGTCCCGACCCGCAGGGGTCGCCTTGACTCCCAGCCCAGGGGGCCATCGCCCGTTCGGGGCCCGCGTCAAGGCATTCGTGGCGCTTACCAAGCCACGGATCATCGAGCTGCTGCTCATCACCACCGTTCCGGTGATGTTCCTCGCTGCCCAGGGTGTACCCGACCTGTGGCTCGTCCTCACGACCACCATCGGGGGGTACCTCTCCGCGGGCGGCGCCAACGCGCTCAACATGTACATCGACCGGGACATCGACGCGCTGATGGACCGTACGTCCCAGCGCCCGCTGGTCACGGGCATGGTGAGCCCCCGCGAATGCCTGGCCTTCGGCATCGGCCTCGCGGTGTTCTCCACGCTCTGGTTCGGGCTGCTGGTCAACTGGCTCTCGGCCGCCCTCGCGCTCGGGGCGCTGCTCTTCTACGTCGTCGTCTACACGATGCTGCTGAAGCGCCGCACCTCCCAGAACATCGTCTGGGGCGGTATCGCGGGCTGCATGCCGGTCCTCATCGGCTGGTCGGCCGTGACGAACACGGTCTCCTGGGCCGCCGCCATCCTCTTCGCCGTCATCTTCTTCTGGACGCCGCCGCACTACTGGCCGCTGTCGATGAAGGTCAAGGACGACTACGCCCGGGTCGGCGTGCCGATGCTCCCGGTCGTCGCCACCAACCGGGTGGTCGCCAAGCAGATCGTCCTCTACAGCTGGGTGATGGTCGCGGTCTCGCTGCTGCTCACCCCGCTGGGCTACACCGGCTGGTTCTACACCGCGGTGGCGCTGCTCTCCGGCGGCGCCTGGCTCTGGGAGGCCCACGGCCTGCAGAACCGCGCCAAGGCCGGGGTGACCGGGGCCAAGCTCAAGGAGATGCGGCTCTTCCACTGGTCCATCACCTACGTCTCGCTCCTCTTCCTCGCCGTCGCGGTGGACCCCTTCCTCCGCTGA
- a CDS encoding VOC family protein, which produces MVHIGTVVMGATDVSRAAAFWKAALTYTEREPGTDDWVVLVPVEGPGAGVALGRSTSPVQEVPRVHLDLYSDTQQAEVERLIGLGATRVAWELYPPDPDFVVLADPEGNRFCVIDTTHGG; this is translated from the coding sequence ATGGTGCATATCGGAACCGTGGTGATGGGCGCGACCGACGTGAGCAGGGCCGCCGCCTTCTGGAAGGCGGCGCTCACGTACACCGAGCGCGAGCCGGGGACGGACGACTGGGTGGTGCTGGTCCCGGTCGAAGGGCCCGGCGCCGGCGTGGCGTTGGGGCGCTCCACCTCCCCCGTCCAGGAGGTCCCCCGGGTCCACCTGGACCTCTACTCGGACACCCAGCAGGCAGAGGTGGAACGGCTGATCGGGCTCGGGGCGACCAGAGTGGCGTGGGAGCTGTATCCGCCGGACCCGGACTTCGTGGTGCTCGCCGACCCCGAGGGCAACCGCTTCTGCGTCATCGACACGACGCACGGCGGCTGA
- the tal gene encoding transaldolase, protein MTDALKRLSDEGVAIWLDDLSRKRITSGNLAELIDQSHVVGVTTNPSIFQKAISSGDGYEQQLTDLAARRVTVEEALRMITTADVRDAADILRPVFDATDGQDGRVSIEVDPRLAHNTLATVAEAKQLAWLVDRPNTLIKIPATKAGLPAITETIGRGISVNVTLIFSLERYRAVMDAYLAGLEKAKAAGLDLSKIHSVASFFVSRVDTEIDKRLDAIGSDEAKAAKGKSALANARLAYEAYEEVFSSDRWAALDKAQANKQRPLWASTGVKDPSLKDTLYVDDLVAPNTVNTMPEATLEAVADHGEITGNTVAGGYDQARADLDAIKKLGIAYDDVVQVLEDEGVEKFEASWNDLLKSTEAELSRLAPSEG, encoded by the coding sequence ATGACAGACGCACTCAAGCGCCTCTCCGACGAGGGCGTGGCGATCTGGCTCGACGACCTGTCGCGCAAGCGGATCACGTCCGGCAACCTGGCCGAGCTGATCGACCAGAGCCATGTCGTCGGTGTCACCACCAACCCGTCGATCTTCCAGAAGGCGATCTCCTCGGGCGACGGTTACGAGCAGCAGCTCACCGACCTCGCCGCCCGCAGGGTCACCGTCGAGGAAGCCCTGCGCATGATCACGACGGCGGACGTCCGCGACGCCGCCGACATCCTGCGCCCGGTCTTCGACGCCACGGACGGCCAGGACGGCCGGGTCTCCATCGAGGTGGACCCGCGCCTGGCCCACAACACCCTGGCCACCGTCGCCGAGGCCAAGCAGCTGGCCTGGCTGGTCGACCGGCCGAACACGCTCATCAAGATCCCGGCCACCAAGGCGGGACTCCCGGCGATCACCGAGACGATCGGCCGGGGCATCAGCGTCAACGTGACGCTGATCTTCTCGCTGGAGCGCTACCGCGCGGTCATGGACGCCTACCTGGCGGGCCTGGAGAAGGCGAAGGCCGCGGGCCTGGACCTCTCCAAGATCCACTCGGTGGCGTCGTTCTTCGTGTCCCGCGTGGACACCGAGATCGACAAGCGGCTGGACGCGATCGGCTCCGACGAGGCGAAGGCCGCCAAGGGCAAGTCCGCCCTGGCCAACGCACGGCTGGCCTACGAGGCGTACGAGGAGGTCTTCTCCTCCGACCGCTGGGCGGCCCTGGACAAGGCGCAGGCCAACAAGCAGCGTCCGCTGTGGGCCTCGACCGGTGTCAAGGACCCGTCACTCAAGGACACGCTGTACGTCGACGACCTGGTGGCGCCGAACACGGTGAACACCATGCCGGAGGCGACGCTGGAGGCGGTGGCCGACCACGGCGAGATCACCGGCAACACCGTCGCCGGCGGCTACGACCAGGCGCGCGCGGACCTGGACGCCATCAAGAAGCTCGGCATCGCGTACGACGACGTCGTACAGGTGCTGGAGGACGAGGGCGTCGAGAAGTTCGAGGCGTCCTGGAACGACCTGCTCAAGTCGACCGAGGCGGAGCTTTCGCGCCTCGCCCCCTCGGAGGGCTGA
- the pgl gene encoding 6-phosphogluconolactonase produces the protein MTPPQLVVHRDKELMAQAAAARLITKIVDAQASRGHASVVLTGGRNGNGLLAALAAAPARDAVDWSRLDLWWGDERFLPEGDPERNVTQAREALLDAVELDPARVHAMPASDGPYGDDADAAAAGYADELAAAAGPEDHGPVPTFDVLMLGVGPDTHVASLFPELPAVRETERTVVGVHEAPKPPPVRVSLTLPAIRAAREVWLLAAGEDKAEAAAIALSGAGEIQAPAAGAYGRSRTLWLLDAAAASQLPRALYPPASA, from the coding sequence GTGACGCCTCCCCAACTGGTCGTCCACCGCGACAAGGAGCTGATGGCCCAGGCCGCGGCGGCCCGGCTGATCACGAAGATCGTGGACGCCCAGGCCTCCCGGGGCCACGCGTCGGTGGTGCTGACCGGCGGGCGCAACGGCAACGGCCTGCTGGCCGCGCTCGCCGCCGCGCCCGCCCGGGACGCGGTCGACTGGTCGCGCCTGGACCTGTGGTGGGGCGACGAACGGTTCCTGCCCGAGGGCGACCCGGAGCGCAATGTCACCCAGGCCCGCGAGGCGCTGCTCGACGCGGTGGAGCTGGACCCGGCCCGGGTGCACGCGATGCCCGCGTCCGACGGCCCGTACGGCGACGACGCGGACGCCGCGGCGGCCGGTTACGCCGACGAACTGGCCGCCGCCGCGGGCCCCGAGGACCATGGCCCGGTGCCCACGTTCGACGTGCTGATGCTGGGCGTCGGCCCGGACACGCACGTCGCCTCGCTCTTCCCGGAGCTGCCCGCGGTACGGGAGACCGAGCGCACGGTCGTCGGTGTGCACGAGGCGCCCAAGCCGCCGCCGGTCCGGGTCTCGCTCACGCTGCCCGCGATCCGCGCGGCGCGCGAGGTGTGGCTGCTGGCGGCGGGCGAGGACAAGGCGGAAGCGGCGGCCATCGCGCTGTCCGGGGCCGGGGAGATCCAGGCCCCGGCGGCGGGCGCGTACGGCCGCAGCCGCACCCTGTGGCTGCTGGACGCGGCGGCGGCCTCGCAACTGCCGCGCGCGCTCTACCCTCCGGCCTCCGCCTGA
- a CDS encoding heme A synthase has translation MVRVETPISLIAKRWTPSTKMVKRAALSAVVMSVFIIVTGGAVRLTGSGLGCDTWPKCTDDSLFATPEQGLHGAIEFGNRMLTYVLSAAVGWAIIAVSSMKPRRRKVTRLAWSQFWIVLGNAVLGGITVWAGLNPWTVAGHFLLANALLAITVITWVRIGEGDGPPRPRTPLPVRRLSWAILATTVVLIVLGTSVTGSGKHAGDSSDVPRMPWDWSAAAHVHAVAAWVVCALAIAMWLALRVVDAPADTRARARDLLFVLLAQGAIGYVQYFSDVPEILVGVHMFGSAIMWIAVVRLVLSMRERGDGATAPLPGPSAERPETAPATAV, from the coding sequence ATGGTCCGCGTGGAAACCCCCATCTCCCTCATCGCCAAGCGCTGGACGCCGTCCACCAAGATGGTGAAGCGCGCCGCGCTCTCCGCCGTCGTGATGAGCGTCTTCATCATCGTCACCGGCGGGGCCGTCCGGCTCACCGGTTCGGGGCTCGGCTGCGACACCTGGCCCAAGTGCACCGACGACAGCCTGTTCGCGACGCCCGAGCAGGGGCTGCACGGTGCGATCGAGTTCGGCAACCGGATGCTGACCTATGTGCTGTCGGCCGCGGTCGGCTGGGCGATCATCGCCGTCAGTTCGATGAAGCCGCGCCGCCGCAAGGTGACCCGGCTGGCCTGGTCGCAGTTCTGGATCGTGCTGGGCAACGCCGTCCTCGGCGGGATCACGGTCTGGGCGGGACTCAACCCGTGGACGGTGGCCGGGCACTTCCTGCTGGCCAACGCGCTCCTGGCGATCACCGTGATCACCTGGGTGCGGATCGGCGAGGGCGACGGCCCGCCGCGGCCCCGGACCCCGCTGCCGGTGCGCCGGCTGTCCTGGGCGATCCTCGCGACCACGGTCGTCCTGATCGTGCTGGGCACCTCCGTGACCGGTTCCGGCAAGCACGCCGGCGACAGCAGCGACGTACCGCGCATGCCGTGGGACTGGTCGGCCGCCGCCCATGTCCACGCCGTCGCCGCCTGGGTGGTCTGCGCCCTGGCCATCGCGATGTGGCTGGCCCTGCGGGTGGTCGACGCGCCCGCCGACACCCGGGCCCGCGCCCGTGACCTGCTGTTCGTCCTACTCGCCCAGGGCGCGATCGGTTACGTGCAGTACTTCAGCGACGTCCCCGAGATCCTGGTCGGCGTCCACATGTTCGGCTCGGCCATCATGTGGATCGCCGTGGTCCGCCTGGTCCTGAGCATGCGCGAGCGCGGAGACGGCGCGACCGCCCCCCTGCCCGGCCCGTCCGCCGAGCGACCGGAGACGGCACCGGCGACGGCCGTCTGA